In Mastigocladopsis repens PCC 10914, a single window of DNA contains:
- the hypE gene encoding hydrogenase expression/formation protein HypE, producing MINFQKIEQVRRHRGKVRDTHITLAHGSGGKAMRDLIDDIFVKNFDNPTLSQLEDQASFNLASLMKQGDKLAFTTDSYVVDPLFFPGGDIGTLAINGTVNDLAMSGAKPLYLSCSVILEEGLAVETLRRVAESMQAAAKKAGVQIVTGDTKVVHRGAVDKLFINTSGIGVIPTGIDVSAHNIKPGDAVIINGELGNHGTAILIARGELALLTDIQSDCQPLNSLVETILNVCPNIHAMRDATRGGLATVLNEFALSSGVGIRLDEQSIPVREEVKGVCELLGLDPLYLANEGKFVVVVASENADTVLSAMKSHPAGKDACIIGEVISSPPGAVLLKTAFGAERIVDMLVGEQLPRIC from the coding sequence ATGATCAATTTTCAAAAAATCGAACAAGTCCGCCGTCATCGGGGTAAAGTGCGCGATACTCATATCACTCTCGCGCATGGTAGTGGCGGCAAAGCAATGCGCGATTTAATTGATGATATCTTTGTCAAAAATTTTGATAATCCTACTCTCTCTCAATTAGAAGACCAAGCGAGTTTTAATTTAGCAAGTCTTATGAAACAAGGAGATAAACTTGCTTTTACCACTGATTCTTATGTTGTAGACCCTTTATTTTTTCCAGGGGGTGATATTGGAACATTAGCTATTAATGGTACAGTGAATGATTTAGCAATGAGTGGTGCTAAACCGTTATATCTTAGCTGTAGCGTCATTTTAGAAGAAGGACTTGCTGTAGAAACTTTACGGCGTGTCGCCGAAAGTATGCAAGCAGCCGCTAAAAAAGCTGGTGTACAAATTGTTACGGGTGACACAAAAGTTGTCCATCGCGGTGCAGTAGATAAATTGTTTATTAATACTTCTGGTATTGGTGTCATTCCAACGGGAATTGATGTTTCTGCCCACAATATTAAACCAGGAGATGCAGTTATTATTAATGGTGAATTGGGCAATCATGGCACAGCAATTTTAATTGCCCGAGGGGAATTAGCACTCTTAACTGATATTCAAAGTGACTGTCAGCCGTTGAATAGTTTAGTTGAAACTATTCTCAATGTCTGTCCCAATATTCATGCTATGCGAGATGCAACACGCGGTGGTTTAGCCACAGTGTTAAATGAATTTGCTCTCAGTTCTGGTGTAGGAATTCGCCTAGATGAGCAATCTATTCCAGTGCGCGAAGAAGTCAAAGGTGTTTGCGAACTCCTAGGTTTAGACCCATTATATTTGGCAAATGAAGGTAAGTTTGTGGTGGTGGTAGCAAGCGAAAATGCTGACACTGTTTTATCAGCTATGAAATCTCACCCAGCCGGGAAAGATGCTTGTATTATTGGTGAAGTTATTTCCTCACCTCCTGGTGCTGTCTTGTTAAAAACTGCTTTTGGTGCTGAACGTATTGTTGATATGCTTGTTGGCGAGCAATTACCAAGGATTTGTTAA
- a CDS encoding SH3 domain-containing protein translates to MAYLLKVTYSDGTNFKQSLKQANELGLCEKYNLSSGKSFRVRDRAEADTDHYRVTLFEKLGNPGCPQFDTWYVFKTHVDIQPETSGAVVEAVVINASTGLNVRESPDTSARVLGSIPNGSRISVYGEGRDNDGLRWIQVKSNQWVSSDGWVATDYLKILSVR, encoded by the coding sequence ATGGCTTACCTGTTGAAAGTCACATACTCAGACGGAACGAATTTCAAACAGAGTCTCAAGCAAGCAAATGAGCTAGGACTTTGTGAAAAGTATAATCTTAGCAGTGGGAAGTCATTTAGAGTTAGGGATAGAGCAGAGGCAGACACAGACCACTACAGAGTGACTTTGTTTGAGAAACTGGGAAATCCTGGATGTCCTCAATTCGACACCTGGTATGTCTTTAAAACGCACGTAGATATCCAACCAGAAACTTCTGGTGCTGTTGTAGAAGCCGTGGTCATCAATGCTTCGACTGGTTTAAATGTTCGGGAAAGTCCCGACACAAGTGCGCGTGTACTCGGTTCGATTCCCAATGGGTCAAGAATCTCCGTGTATGGTGAAGGCAGAGATAATGACGGGTTGCGTTGGATTCAGGTGAAATCCAACCAATGGGTTTCTTCTGATGGTTGGGTCGCCACTGATTATCTAAAGATTTTATCTGTCCGTTGA
- a CDS encoding nickel-dependent hydrogenase large subunit has product MGIQTLDISPLGRVEGDLDVRVEIEDGQVVNAWTHAELFRGFEVILRGKDPQAGLIVTPRVCGICGASHLTSAAWALDTAWGTEVPRNAILARNLGQIVETIQSIPRYFYGLFAIDLTNKKYRYSHFYPEACRRFAAFTGKSYELGITISAKPVEIYALFGGQWPHSSYMVPGGVMCSPTLTDVTRAWSILEYFRTNWLEPVWLGCSLERYEEIKTYEDFMVWLDESPSHANSDLGFYWRMGLDIGLHKYGAGVGRYVSWGYLPHEAKYQKPTIEGRNSALIMKSGVYDSFTDTHTLMDQAFVRENTTHSWYEELTEDIHPYDRTTKPAQNNAKDFQGAYSWSTAVRHKELGRLEAGPLARQLVAGGKHGESWQHFDGFILDAFRQMGGASIHLRQLARVHEIVKLYRQAERCLREFRLNDPWYIKPKEKDGRGWGATEASRGSLCHWLEIEGGKIKNYQIMAPSTWNIGPRDAEGIRGPIEEALVGTPIFDSTDPVEVGHVARSFDSCLVCTVHAHDAKTGEELARFRTA; this is encoded by the coding sequence ATGGGAATTCAAACATTAGACATATCGCCACTGGGGAGAGTAGAAGGCGATTTAGATGTGCGAGTGGAAATAGAAGATGGGCAAGTCGTCAACGCTTGGACACATGCCGAACTCTTCCGAGGATTTGAAGTTATCCTACGCGGTAAAGACCCCCAAGCAGGATTAATTGTCACACCTCGTGTGTGCGGTATTTGCGGCGCTTCCCACCTCACCAGTGCAGCTTGGGCATTAGATACTGCTTGGGGAACAGAAGTCCCGCGCAATGCGATTTTGGCAAGAAATTTAGGTCAAATTGTTGAAACAATCCAAAGCATACCCCGCTACTTTTACGGTTTATTTGCAATTGATTTGACCAATAAAAAGTATCGCTACAGCCATTTTTATCCAGAAGCTTGCAGACGCTTTGCAGCATTTACTGGTAAGTCTTACGAACTTGGCATCACAATTTCTGCCAAACCTGTAGAAATTTACGCCCTCTTCGGCGGTCAATGGCCCCATTCTAGTTATATGGTTCCTGGTGGCGTGATGTGTTCGCCTACCTTAACAGACGTGACTCGCGCTTGGTCAATTCTGGAATATTTCCGCACCAATTGGTTAGAACCAGTGTGGTTAGGTTGTTCTTTGGAACGCTACGAAGAAATCAAGACCTATGAAGACTTTATGGTCTGGTTGGATGAAAGCCCAAGCCATGCCAATTCTGATTTAGGTTTCTATTGGCGCATGGGTTTAGATATTGGTCTACATAAATATGGTGCTGGTGTGGGTAGATATGTCAGTTGGGGATATTTACCTCATGAGGCAAAATACCAGAAGCCAACGATAGAAGGGCGAAATTCTGCCCTGATTATGAAGAGTGGAGTGTACGACAGTTTCACCGACACCCACACCCTCATGGATCAGGCTTTTGTCCGGGAAAATACAACTCACTCGTGGTATGAGGAACTGACAGAGGACATTCACCCCTATGATCGCACGACCAAACCAGCCCAGAACAATGCCAAAGACTTCCAGGGCGCATATTCTTGGTCAACAGCAGTGCGTCACAAAGAACTCGGACGCTTGGAAGCAGGACCACTCGCACGTCAGTTAGTGGCGGGTGGTAAACATGGAGAATCTTGGCAGCACTTCGACGGGTTTATCCTAGATGCCTTCAGGCAAATGGGTGGTGCCAGTATCCATCTGCGGCAGCTAGCACGAGTTCACGAAATTGTCAAGCTATATCGCCAAGCAGAACGCTGCTTACGCGAGTTCCGCCTGAATGACCCCTGGTATATCAAACCCAAAGAAAAAGATGGACGTGGTTGGGGTGCAACAGAAGCCTCAAGGGGTTCCCTGTGTCACTGGCTGGAGATTGAGGGCGGTAAAATTAAAAATTACCAGATTATGGCTCCTAGTACTTGGAATATCGGACCCCGTGACGCTGAAGGAATACGCGGACCCATTGAGGAAGCTTTAGTTGGGACACCGATTTTCGACTCGACAGACCCAGTGGAGGTCGGTCATGTAGCGCGATCGTTTGACTCTTGTCTAGTTTGCACTGTTCACGCCCATGATGCGAAGACAGGTGAGGAGTTGGCGCGTTTTCGTACTGCTTAA
- the hypF gene encoding carbamoyltransferase HypF gives MPTEEIRVRGTVQGVGFRPTVYRLAKAYGLQGEVCNDGQGVLIWASGCEESIEEFVQTLQKECPPLARIDEVTRKRYEGESTFHDFVISYSVSSAVKTEIPADAASCPKCKAEIFDPQRRWYRYPFTNCTHCGPRLSLIRALPYDRRNTSMAAFAMCAECEREYKDVENRRFHAQPIACQMCGPQAWLERSDSKPITAYMFSMLDDLDAVCTLLQKGEIVAIKGLGGFHLACDATDETAVQKLRHRKQRNLKPFALMARDIAVIEEYCTPSAKERELLESPAAPVVLIQANGGDEDGERGSGRIGQMGRWGENPIPNSKSKIPTRIAPSVAPGQNTLGFMLPYTPLHHLILRRMNRPIVFTSGNLSDEPQCIDNVEAREKLGKIADYFLLHNRDIVNRVDDSVVRVVDDKVLTIRRARGYAPTSINLPPGFDRVPQILAMGSELKNTFCLLRDGKAILSQHLGDLESAATFKSYQDTLNLYLNLFEHQPEAIAIDLHPEYLSTKLGKELATANQVKLYPIQHHHAHIAACMAENSIHINSPPVLGIALDGLGYGEDGTLWGGEFLLADYRQFKRLATFKPVAMIGGKQAMREPWRNTYAQLISAFSWDKLKQKYRNLEILDFLEQKPLQLLNQLVEKRINCPLSSSVGRLFDAVAATIGICREECGYEGQAAIEMEALANTTLLNNKEKVNYHFNFGVSDSIYHIDSGSMWQALLDDLQQSTPQALIAAKFHTSLAHAIVEMVDNLRKENDIQQVVLTGGVFQNSLLLKQVTKRLQALEINILTHSLVPSNDGGLSLGQAVIASARLINKQECKSSSNRNETTEKHR, from the coding sequence ATGCCTACTGAAGAAATCAGGGTTCGCGGTACTGTTCAAGGGGTGGGATTCCGCCCTACTGTATATAGACTTGCAAAAGCATACGGGTTGCAAGGCGAAGTTTGTAATGATGGTCAAGGTGTCTTGATTTGGGCATCTGGTTGTGAAGAATCTATAGAAGAATTTGTCCAAACATTACAGAAAGAATGTCCGCCACTGGCGAGAATTGATGAAGTAACGCGCAAGCGTTATGAAGGCGAATCAACCTTCCATGATTTTGTCATTTCTTACAGTGTCAGCAGCGCGGTAAAAACAGAAATTCCTGCTGATGCTGCCAGTTGTCCCAAATGTAAAGCGGAAATCTTTGACCCCCAGAGGCGCTGGTATCGTTATCCCTTCACAAACTGTACTCATTGCGGTCCTCGCCTGAGTCTCATTCGCGCCCTACCTTACGATCGCCGCAACACAAGTATGGCTGCTTTTGCCATGTGTGCAGAGTGTGAAAGGGAATACAAGGATGTCGAAAACCGCCGTTTTCACGCCCAACCGATAGCGTGTCAAATGTGTGGTCCTCAAGCTTGGTTAGAACGTTCTGATAGTAAACCGATTACGGCTTATATGTTTTCTATGCTAGACGATCTTGATGCTGTTTGTACCCTGTTACAAAAAGGCGAAATTGTTGCCATTAAAGGGCTAGGTGGATTCCATCTCGCTTGCGACGCCACTGACGAAACGGCTGTGCAAAAACTCCGTCACCGTAAACAACGCAATCTAAAGCCTTTCGCTTTAATGGCGAGAGATATAGCAGTTATTGAAGAGTACTGCACTCCCAGCGCCAAGGAAAGAGAATTACTGGAAAGTCCCGCTGCACCTGTTGTGTTAATTCAGGCGAACGGGGGAGACGAAGACGGAGAAAGGGGAAGTGGGAGGATAGGGCAGATGGGGAGATGGGGAGAAAACCCAATCCCAAATTCCAAATCCAAAATCCCAACTCGAATTGCGCCCTCGGTTGCGCCCGGGCAAAATACCTTGGGTTTTATGCTACCTTACACCCCGTTACATCACCTCATTCTTAGGCGAATGAATCGCCCGATTGTTTTCACAAGTGGCAATCTTTCTGATGAACCACAATGTATTGATAATGTTGAAGCGCGTGAAAAGTTAGGCAAGATTGCCGATTATTTTCTTCTGCACAATCGGGATATTGTTAATAGAGTAGATGATTCGGTGGTACGGGTTGTTGACGATAAAGTGCTAACAATCCGTCGTGCTAGAGGATACGCACCAACGTCTATCAATTTACCACCTGGATTTGACAGAGTTCCTCAAATTTTAGCAATGGGCAGTGAGTTGAAAAATACTTTTTGTTTATTGCGAGATGGGAAAGCAATTTTATCTCAACATCTGGGAGATTTAGAAAGTGCAGCGACTTTCAAATCCTATCAGGATACGCTCAATTTATACTTAAATTTATTTGAGCATCAACCAGAAGCCATTGCAATCGACCTACACCCCGAATATCTGTCAACAAAACTTGGTAAAGAACTCGCAACTGCCAATCAAGTTAAACTTTACCCAATCCAACATCATCACGCCCATATTGCTGCTTGTATGGCAGAAAATAGCATACATATTAATTCGCCGCCTGTTTTAGGTATTGCATTAGATGGATTAGGTTATGGTGAAGATGGAACACTCTGGGGCGGAGAATTTTTGTTAGCAGATTATCGCCAGTTTAAGAGACTGGCGACATTTAAGCCAGTGGCAATGATTGGTGGAAAACAAGCAATGAGAGAACCTTGGCGTAATACCTACGCCCAGTTAATATCTGCCTTTTCTTGGGATAAATTAAAACAAAAATACAGAAATTTAGAGATTTTAGACTTTCTTGAACAGAAGCCACTTCAACTTTTAAATCAGTTAGTTGAAAAAAGAATTAATTGTCCTCTGTCTTCATCAGTAGGACGTTTATTTGATGCTGTAGCTGCGACAATTGGTATCTGCCGAGAAGAGTGTGGTTATGAAGGACAAGCAGCAATTGAAATGGAAGCTTTAGCCAATACCACTCTCTTAAATAATAAAGAAAAGGTAAACTACCATTTCAATTTTGGTGTTTCAGATAGTATTTATCATATAGATTCAGGTTCCATGTGGCAAGCCTTGCTTGATGATTTACAGCAGTCTACTCCTCAAGCACTCATCGCTGCTAAATTTCATACAAGCTTGGCTCATGCCATTGTAGAAATGGTTGATAATCTCCGTAAAGAAAATGACATTCAGCAGGTTGTACTAACAGGAGGAGTGTTTCAAAACTCTCTTTTGTTAAAGCAAGTGACCAAACGCTTACAAGCGTTAGAAATAAATATACTCACTCACAGCTTAGTTCCCTCCAATGATGGGGGTTTATCGCTAGGACAAGCTGTCATTGCATCTGCCCGATTAATCAATAAACAAGAGTGCAAAAGTTCATCAAATAGAAATGAAACCACAGAGAAACACAGATAA
- the hypA gene encoding hydrogenase maturation nickel metallochaperone HypA, with protein sequence MHELGITQNIVAIVSEYANGTKVRRVLLEIGKLSAILPDAVQFCFDVCTQGTVLEGAKLDILETPGLAKCHQCGAEIPLEKPFGSCRCGSVHLDLIAGEELKIKEIEIEEVCV encoded by the coding sequence ATGCATGAATTAGGAATTACTCAAAATATTGTGGCTATTGTATCTGAATATGCAAACGGTACAAAAGTCAGAAGAGTATTATTAGAAATTGGTAAGCTTTCAGCTATTCTGCCAGATGCCGTACAATTTTGTTTTGATGTTTGTACTCAAGGTACTGTTTTAGAAGGGGCAAAGTTAGACATTTTGGAAACTCCTGGATTAGCAAAGTGTCACCAATGCGGTGCAGAAATTCCTTTAGAAAAGCCTTTTGGAAGCTGTAGATGTGGTAGCGTGCATTTAGACTTGATAGCTGGGGAAGAACTGAAAATTAAGGAAATAGAAATAGAGGAAGTATGTGTGTAA
- a CDS encoding hydrogenase small subunit, translating into MTNLLWLQGGACSGNTMSFLNAEEPTACDLVTDFGINVLWHPSLGLELGTNLQTMLWECLLGKVPLDILVFEGTVVNAPNGTGEWNRFADRPMKDWLSDLAQIANYVVAVGDCASWGGIPAMAPNPSESEGLQFLKRKEGGFLGKEFRSKSGLPVINIPGCPAHPDWMTQILVAIATGRIGDIALDDLHRPQTFFNTYTQTGCTRNIHFAYKASTTEFGQRKGCLFYDLGCRGPMTRSSCNRILWNRVSSKTRAGMPCLGCTEPEFPFYDLKPGTVFKTQTVMGVPKDLPAGVNKKDYALASIVAKDTMPPWAEDDFFTV; encoded by the coding sequence ATGACTAACTTACTATGGCTGCAAGGTGGTGCATGTTCAGGCAACACCATGTCATTTCTTAACGCTGAAGAACCAACCGCTTGCGATTTGGTTACAGACTTTGGTATTAACGTCCTTTGGCATCCATCCCTAGGATTGGAATTGGGTACAAACTTGCAGACAATGCTGTGGGAATGTCTTTTGGGCAAGGTTCCCTTGGACATTCTGGTATTTGAAGGCACGGTTGTCAACGCGCCCAATGGCACTGGAGAATGGAACCGTTTTGCCGATCGCCCCATGAAAGACTGGTTAAGCGACCTAGCCCAAATTGCCAACTATGTCGTCGCAGTGGGAGACTGTGCCAGTTGGGGAGGAATTCCCGCAATGGCACCTAACCCAAGCGAATCTGAGGGATTGCAATTTCTCAAACGCAAAGAAGGGGGCTTTTTAGGAAAAGAATTCCGGTCAAAATCCGGATTACCCGTGATTAACATTCCTGGATGTCCCGCCCATCCCGACTGGATGACACAGATATTAGTGGCGATCGCCACAGGTCGAATTGGGGATATAGCCCTTGACGACTTACATCGCCCACAAACCTTCTTCAACACCTATACCCAAACAGGTTGCACCCGCAACATCCACTTTGCCTACAAAGCATCAACCACCGAATTTGGTCAGCGTAAAGGATGCTTATTCTACGACTTAGGCTGTCGTGGACCAATGACCCGTTCCTCCTGCAACCGCATTTTGTGGAACCGCGTTTCCTCCAAAACCCGCGCTGGAATGCCTTGTCTAGGTTGCACCGAACCCGAATTCCCCTTCTACGACCTCAAACCCGGAACCGTATTTAAGACACAAACCGTAATGGGAGTTCCCAAAGACTTGCCCGCAGGAGTGAACAAAAAAGATTATGCCCTAGCCTCCATCGTAGCAAAAGACACAATGCCTCCTTGGGCAGAAGACGACTTTTTTACGGTTTAA
- a CDS encoding NHL repeat-containing protein, translating into MNLTPIDETEVAKVPQFPLFREGAEVILGRSLEAGEIVMPVAPSNREMFGPRGACLISDGPLWVSDTGHHRLLGWRNLPTQDSQPADWVIGQPDFNHEGQNAKGKPGRSTLSVPTGICACGEGLAVADAWNHRVLIWKKLPESSNVPADFVLGQAHFTENEPNRGNQAAANSLNWCYGVFCHQGKLFVADTGNRRVLIWHQLPEENGQPADLVLGQPNMTSRDENGGGTPSASSMRWGHDITVWGENLVVTDAGNNRVMIWQGIPTENNAPCAVVLGQKTFDSVEINQGVYLPSAKSLSMPYGVAAADEWLFVADTANSRVVGWRKPPSILSLQGAESHALAGQINFKSKGENRDFGLPKRDSLHWSYGIKVWGNTAVIADSGNNRVLLWKITK; encoded by the coding sequence ATGAATCTTACACCAATAGATGAAACAGAAGTGGCAAAAGTTCCTCAATTCCCTCTTTTTCGTGAAGGTGCAGAAGTCATTTTAGGAAGGAGTCTTGAAGCTGGTGAAATAGTCATGCCTGTTGCACCCAGCAATAGAGAAATGTTTGGTCCTCGTGGTGCCTGTTTGATATCTGATGGACCGTTGTGGGTATCAGATACAGGACATCATCGTTTATTGGGATGGCGGAATTTACCCACTCAAGATAGTCAACCTGCTGATTGGGTGATTGGACAACCTGACTTTAACCATGAAGGACAAAATGCCAAAGGTAAACCGGGAAGGTCAACATTAAGTGTACCAACTGGAATTTGTGCTTGTGGTGAAGGTTTAGCAGTTGCAGATGCTTGGAATCATCGCGTTTTGATTTGGAAAAAACTGCCAGAAAGCAGCAATGTTCCAGCGGATTTCGTATTAGGTCAAGCTCATTTTACTGAGAATGAACCAAACCGTGGAAACCAAGCAGCAGCTAATAGTTTGAATTGGTGTTATGGAGTTTTCTGTCATCAAGGAAAGCTATTTGTTGCTGATACAGGAAACCGTCGGGTATTAATTTGGCATCAATTACCTGAAGAAAATGGTCAACCTGCCGACTTAGTTTTGGGACAACCAAATATGACCTCTCGCGATGAAAATGGTGGCGGTACTCCCTCAGCATCGAGTATGCGTTGGGGTCATGATATCACAGTTTGGGGAGAGAATTTAGTTGTCACTGATGCGGGTAATAACCGAGTGATGATTTGGCAGGGCATACCAACAGAAAATAATGCCCCTTGTGCAGTGGTATTAGGACAAAAAACTTTTGATTCAGTTGAAATAAACCAAGGTGTTTATTTACCCAGTGCCAAGAGTTTGAGTATGCCCTATGGTGTAGCTGCTGCTGATGAATGGCTATTCGTTGCAGACACAGCTAATTCAAGGGTTGTGGGCTGGAGAAAGCCACCATCAATTCTGTCTTTGCAAGGTGCCGAAAGTCATGCGCTTGCTGGGCAAATAAACTTTAAAAGTAAAGGAGAAAATCGCGATTTTGGACTCCCAAAACGAGATAGTTTGCATTGGTCTTATGGAATAAAAGTATGGGGAAATACTGCGGTCATAGCTGACTCAGGAAATAACCGAGTTTTACTTTGGAAAATAACTAAGTAA
- a CDS encoding tetratricopeptide repeat protein, giving the protein MTPSMTDSAVKAAMDVIASSPATTQEKIEMLIEMAQGFQKKPKSAQDLWNAVSLCQQAHDLCGEDNLLWKARAKAGMAGALKAIPDVGEQLLLEARTAYEEALPVLQRTLAPPEEVAEAQMNFGLVLQSLVPFHLARMTDSIQAYQKALQVFTWQKYPQEYATLHNNIAIAYLSMPLTSEKELLREGLAVQTFEEALKHIRLIKHPREYAMLQNNLGNALQYVASSHPLENILRAIAAYDEALKVRNPKDTPLEYANTISNKANALFNLPDNPEKPEAGNFKNLLQARTYYQEAWEIFTQYGQIEQAQVVAQALQEVEAEIGNS; this is encoded by the coding sequence ATGACCCCCAGCATGACAGATTCAGCGGTGAAGGCGGCAATGGATGTCATTGCCTCGTCCCCAGCAACGACACAAGAAAAAATCGAGATGCTGATTGAAATGGCGCAGGGCTTTCAAAAAAAACCGAAATCTGCCCAAGATTTGTGGAATGCAGTTTCACTGTGCCAGCAAGCGCATGATTTGTGCGGTGAGGATAATCTGCTGTGGAAAGCTAGGGCGAAGGCAGGAATGGCAGGGGCGTTGAAGGCAATTCCCGACGTTGGGGAACAATTGTTGTTAGAAGCAAGAACGGCTTATGAAGAAGCACTACCCGTTTTGCAACGGACACTTGCCCCACCAGAGGAAGTGGCAGAAGCCCAAATGAATTTTGGGTTAGTGTTGCAGTCGCTTGTGCCATTCCATTTAGCGCGGATGACCGATAGCATCCAAGCTTATCAGAAAGCCTTGCAAGTCTTTACCTGGCAGAAGTACCCGCAGGAATATGCGACTTTACACAATAATATTGCAATTGCTTACCTCTCCATGCCCCTGACATCAGAAAAAGAATTGTTGCGTGAAGGGTTAGCAGTGCAGACATTTGAGGAGGCACTGAAGCATATTCGGTTAATAAAGCATCCAAGGGAATATGCGATGTTGCAGAATAATCTGGGCAACGCTTTGCAGTATGTAGCGAGTTCCCATCCTTTAGAGAATATTTTGCGGGCGATCGCAGCATATGACGAGGCGTTAAAAGTGCGTAATCCCAAAGACACGCCTTTAGAATACGCCAACACAATTTCTAATAAAGCCAACGCCTTATTCAACTTACCTGATAACCCGGAAAAACCAGAAGCCGGGAATTTTAAAAATCTCTTGCAAGCACGTACTTATTATCAAGAAGCTTGGGAAATTTTTACTCAATATGGACAAATAGAACAAGCGCAAGTTGTAGCACAGGCGCTGCAAGAAGTTGAGGCAGAAATCGGCAATAGTTAG
- the hypD gene encoding hydrogenase formation protein HypD, with protein sequence MKYVDEFREPRKAEALFRSIEKLCQRLKKPIKIMEVCGGHTHSIFKYGIEEILPEAIELIHGPGCPVCVMPKGRLDDAISISQNPNVIFTTFGDAMRVPGSKTSLLQAKAQGADIRMVYSPLDSLQIAKENPDKEVVFFALGFETTAPSTALTILQAASEKIQNFSMFCNHVLVIPALEALLDNPDLQLDGFIGPGHVSMVIGTDPYEFISQHYKKPIVISGFEPLDIIQSVWMLLQQIVENRCEVENQYNRLVEKEGNHVAVTAMNKVFEVRESFEWRGLDEIPNSGFKMRAEYAEFDAEVKFAIPNLKVADHKACQCGEILKGVLKPWECKVFGTACTPETPIGTCMVSSEGACAAYYKYGRFSHVAKKTRLPLVEVT encoded by the coding sequence ATGAAATACGTAGATGAATTCCGAGAACCGAGAAAAGCTGAGGCTTTATTCCGTTCCATTGAAAAATTATGCCAACGACTGAAAAAGCCTATCAAAATCATGGAAGTATGCGGCGGTCATACTCATTCTATTTTTAAATATGGTATAGAAGAAATCTTACCCGAAGCAATTGAATTAATTCATGGTCCGGGTTGTCCTGTATGCGTCATGCCAAAAGGAAGGCTAGATGATGCTATCTCTATCTCTCAAAATCCTAACGTCATCTTCACAACTTTTGGGGATGCCATGCGAGTTCCTGGTTCCAAAACAAGTTTGCTGCAAGCCAAAGCACAAGGTGCAGACATTCGCATGGTTTACTCTCCCCTAGATAGCCTGCAAATTGCTAAGGAAAACCCCGATAAAGAAGTTGTATTCTTCGCCTTAGGTTTTGAAACAACTGCCCCTAGCACTGCTTTGACTATCCTGCAAGCAGCATCTGAAAAAATTCAGAACTTCAGTATGTTTTGCAATCACGTCCTCGTGATTCCCGCCTTAGAAGCACTATTAGATAATCCAGATTTGCAACTTGATGGATTTATCGGTCCTGGTCATGTCAGTATGGTGATTGGCACTGACCCCTATGAGTTTATTTCTCAACATTATAAAAAACCTATTGTAATTTCTGGTTTTGAACCTTTAGATATTATCCAATCAGTTTGGATGCTATTGCAACAAATTGTAGAAAATCGTTGTGAAGTTGAAAATCAATATAATCGCTTGGTAGAGAAAGAGGGAAACCATGTGGCAGTAACTGCCATGAATAAAGTTTTTGAAGTGCGAGAAAGTTTTGAGTGGCGCGGTTTAGATGAGATTCCTAATTCTGGATTTAAAATGCGTGCTGAATATGCTGAATTTGATGCAGAAGTAAAATTTGCCATTCCTAATCTAAAAGTTGCTGACCATAAAGCTTGTCAATGTGGAGAAATCCTCAAAGGAGTTTTGAAACCTTGGGAATGCAAAGTCTTTGGGACAGCTTGTACTCCAGAAACACCGATTGGAACTTGCATGGTTTCTTCTGAAGGTGCTTGTGCAGCTTACTACAAATATGGTCGCTTTTCTCACGTTGCTAAGAAAACAAGATTGCCTCTTGTAGAAGTCACATAA
- a CDS encoding HypC/HybG/HupF family hydrogenase formation chaperone, whose product MCLGIPGQIIEITDAKHKLALVSVAGVKRQVNIACIVDEQHPVQSCVGDWVLVHVGFAMNRINEKEAMETLELLEELAEVVAMGS is encoded by the coding sequence ATGTGTTTAGGAATTCCTGGTCAAATTATAGAAATAACTGACGCCAAACACAAATTAGCTCTTGTCAGTGTTGCTGGTGTGAAACGTCAAGTTAATATTGCTTGCATCGTTGATGAACAGCATCCTGTTCAATCTTGTGTTGGCGATTGGGTGTTAGTCCATGTTGGTTTTGCCATGAATCGAATTAACGAAAAAGAAGCAATGGAAACCCTGGAACTCTTGGAAGAACTAGCAGAAGTCGTAGCAATGGGTTCGTAA